One window of the Labilibaculum sp. genome contains the following:
- the buk gene encoding butyrate kinase, translating into MSRELILALNPRMQFTRIAVYRMNSPVFLKKINHKPEEIDDFKCFCDQTKFRAKVIMDELKANDIAIDEIKIIIGRGGLIKPVKSGVYRVNEAMIKDLSNCEFGNDVVNLSGLLAYTISEQIDGAEAFVADPVVVDELEDIARITGRPEFKKRSIFHALDQKTSARRYAKSIYKKYEELNLIIAHLGGGISIGAHKKGRVIDSNQAYDGDGPFSPIRSGSLPMGEMIQMCFSGKYTQEEMMKMQTGEGGLYAYFKTYSGFDVCKMRDAGDSKATEVLSAMAYQVAKSIGSMYPVFGDEAVDAIIITGGLAKDERLVKEIRTRVEKIAPVTIYPGAEVLSALSDYGRMILRNETEILDY; encoded by the coding sequence ATGAGTAGAGAACTGATACTTGCTTTAAATCCGCGAATGCAATTTACACGAATAGCAGTTTATCGGATGAACTCTCCGGTTTTTTTAAAGAAAATTAACCATAAGCCAGAGGAGATTGATGATTTTAAATGTTTTTGCGATCAAACAAAATTTCGGGCAAAAGTGATTATGGATGAGTTAAAGGCCAATGATATTGCTATTGATGAAATAAAAATTATTATTGGCAGAGGAGGACTTATCAAGCCGGTAAAATCTGGTGTTTATCGCGTTAATGAGGCCATGATTAAAGACCTCTCGAATTGTGAGTTTGGCAATGATGTTGTGAATCTTAGTGGATTACTCGCCTATACGATTTCAGAACAAATTGATGGTGCAGAAGCCTTTGTTGCCGACCCTGTTGTGGTTGATGAATTGGAAGATATAGCAAGAATAACAGGTCGTCCTGAGTTTAAAAAGCGTTCTATTTTTCATGCATTGGATCAGAAAACAAGTGCAAGAAGGTATGCTAAGAGCATTTATAAAAAATATGAAGAATTGAATCTGATAATTGCTCACTTAGGTGGAGGAATAAGCATTGGAGCTCATAAAAAGGGGAGAGTAATAGATTCAAATCAGGCATACGATGGTGATGGGCCGTTTTCACCGATTAGAAGTGGAAGTTTGCCAATGGGAGAGATGATTCAAATGTGCTTTTCAGGAAAATATACTCAGGAAGAGATGATGAAAATGCAGACAGGTGAAGGTGGTTTGTATGCTTATTTTAAAACTTACAGTGGATTTGATGTTTGTAAAATGAGGGATGCAGGTGATTCTAAAGCTACAGAGGTGTTATCAGCAATGGCTTATCAAGTTGCTAAGTCAATAGGTTCAATGTATCCTGTATTTGGTGATGAAGCTGTTGATGCGATTATTATTACAGGTGGTTTGGCTAAAGATGAAAGATTAGTGAAAGAAATAAGAACAAGGGTTGAAAAAATTGCTCCCGTTACTATTTATCCCGGAGCAGAAGTACTGAGTGCTCTTAGTGATTATGGTAGAATGATTTTACGAAATGAGACAGAAATATTAGATTACTAG
- a CDS encoding heavy metal-associated domain-containing protein, which translates to MKQITRNLRTSIMALSFVLLTSTTFANSKEEKKVDTVIFKVEMDCMGCASKIEKNIPYEKGVKALKIDFKKQQVTVTYKTKVTNKKNLKEALEKLKFKVKEEASK; encoded by the coding sequence ATGAAACAAATTACAAGAAATCTTAGAACATCCATAATGGCCTTAAGTTTCGTTTTGCTTACAAGTACTACTTTTGCAAATAGCAAAGAAGAGAAGAAAGTTGATACTGTAATTTTCAAGGTTGAAATGGATTGTATGGGATGTGCCAGTAAAATTGAAAAAAACATTCCTTATGAGAAAGGAGTAAAAGCTTTAAAGATTGATTTCAAAAAGCAACAAGTGACTGTTACCTATAAAACCAAAGTAACCAATAAAAAAAATTTAAAAGAAGCTCTTGAAAAATTAAAATTTAAAGTAAAAGAAGAAGCTAGTAAATAA
- a CDS encoding TonB-dependent receptor, translated as MKIRILTIILSLLPIFSIAEDIKGKIIEKPVSGEIIPLAGASIFWKNTTIGTAANADGIFTLNSSTKSKTLVIQFVGYETKEITLEQIGTKEIIVELIPNIALNEVVISKRKLGTVTDRENPIQSQNITGAELCKAACCNLSESFETNASVDVSYADAATGAKSIKLLGLTGKYIEMMTEKNPNFKGLASVYGMVYVPGPWMESIQVSKGVGSVINGYESITGQINIEYLKPQKSPKFYLNTYANSMGMTEVNAITSVKFSPKLSTSILAHVQDNDREIDMNHDHFLDDPMVSQYNFVNRWNWDAGKNLKAQFGIKFIDEQRTGGQKGYNTNQPNDLSNAYRINIDTRRYEAFAKMGYMFPKDGNKSIALITNFAAHEQKSFYGLRNYDADQKYFYANLLFQSYIGNLKHKYTAGLSYVYDDFKDYLSGDNLGTNQTKKVAGAYVEYSWLPNDKITLQTGLRYDNHNIFGDFVTPRVHFRYQFTPTSTIRMASGSGRRTSNPIAENSFLLASSRSFYIQDNLKQEKAWNFGLSLTQDFNLFEKSFTASADCYRTTFSNQVIVDLDNNLNSVKFYNMDGRSWANNFQIELKFEPVERFDVTTGIRFSDVKADINNEFRKVPYVNRYKGLINLSYATNFNKWQFDFTTQFNGDMRIPSTQENPSDFQRREKSPAYALMNAQITKRFRIWELYFGGENLGNYTQKNPIIEAENPFGEHFDATMIWGPIQERKFYLGVRLTIE; from the coding sequence ATGAAGATTAGAATTCTAACAATAATCCTATCTCTGCTTCCAATTTTCTCAATTGCTGAAGATATCAAAGGAAAAATAATTGAAAAACCTGTTTCCGGAGAAATTATCCCATTAGCCGGAGCTTCGATATTTTGGAAAAACACAACAATTGGCACAGCCGCAAACGCTGATGGTATTTTCACTTTAAATTCAAGTACGAAATCCAAAACACTGGTGATACAATTTGTTGGTTATGAAACAAAAGAAATAACTCTTGAACAAATTGGCACAAAAGAAATCATCGTAGAACTTATTCCTAATATTGCACTAAACGAAGTTGTAATTTCGAAGCGTAAATTGGGAACTGTTACAGATCGGGAAAACCCGATACAGTCGCAAAATATAACAGGTGCTGAACTGTGTAAAGCAGCTTGCTGCAATCTTTCCGAAAGCTTTGAAACAAATGCTTCGGTTGATGTTTCGTACGCCGATGCCGCGACAGGTGCGAAATCAATTAAGCTGCTTGGACTTACCGGGAAATATATCGAAATGATGACTGAAAAAAATCCAAATTTTAAGGGATTGGCATCTGTTTACGGCATGGTGTATGTTCCCGGACCTTGGATGGAATCCATACAGGTTTCTAAAGGAGTTGGATCTGTTATTAATGGATATGAGTCCATAACCGGTCAAATCAATATAGAATATCTGAAACCACAAAAATCGCCAAAATTCTATCTAAACACTTATGCCAACAGTATGGGAATGACTGAGGTTAATGCAATTACTTCCGTTAAGTTTTCGCCAAAATTATCAACTTCTATCCTCGCCCATGTTCAAGATAATGATCGGGAAATAGATATGAACCATGATCATTTTTTAGACGATCCAATGGTGTCACAATACAATTTTGTGAACCGTTGGAATTGGGACGCCGGTAAAAATCTGAAAGCCCAATTTGGCATTAAATTCATTGATGAACAACGAACTGGTGGTCAAAAAGGATATAATACAAATCAACCTAATGATCTCAGCAATGCCTACCGAATTAATATTGACACACGCAGATATGAAGCATTTGCAAAAATGGGATACATGTTTCCAAAAGATGGCAATAAGAGCATTGCATTGATCACTAATTTTGCCGCGCACGAGCAAAAATCATTTTACGGATTAAGAAATTACGATGCGGATCAGAAATATTTTTATGCCAATTTGCTTTTTCAATCTTATATTGGGAATTTGAAACACAAATACACTGCCGGCTTATCGTATGTTTACGATGACTTCAAAGATTATTTATCTGGAGACAATCTTGGTACTAACCAAACCAAAAAAGTTGCAGGTGCTTATGTAGAGTACTCATGGCTCCCTAATGACAAAATCACTTTGCAAACAGGCTTGCGGTATGACAATCACAATATTTTTGGTGATTTTGTAACTCCACGAGTTCATTTCAGATATCAATTTACTCCTACATCAACAATTCGCATGGCAAGTGGCAGTGGCAGAAGAACCTCTAATCCAATTGCTGAAAACAGCTTTCTGCTAGCTTCAAGCAGGTCTTTTTATATCCAGGATAATTTAAAACAGGAAAAAGCATGGAACTTTGGCTTAAGCTTAACTCAGGATTTCAATTTATTTGAAAAAAGTTTTACAGCTTCGGCTGATTGCTATAGAACTACATTCAGTAACCAGGTAATTGTTGATCTGGATAACAATCTGAATTCAGTTAAATTTTACAATATGGATGGACGATCATGGGCAAACAACTTTCAAATAGAACTAAAATTTGAGCCTGTAGAACGTTTTGATGTTACTACTGGAATTCGCTTTTCGGATGTTAAGGCGGATATTAATAATGAATTCAGAAAAGTTCCATACGTGAATCGTTACAAAGGTTTAATCAATTTGTCATATGCAACCAACTTTAACAAATGGCAATTTGATTTTACCACTCAGTTTAACGGTGATATGAGAATTCCATCTACTCAGGAAAATCCAAGTGATTTTCAACGAAGAGAAAAATCTCCGGCTTATGCTTTGATGAACGCCCAAATCACAAAACGTTTTCGCATTTGGGAATTGTATTTCGGAGGAGAAAATCTTGGCAATTATACTCAAAAGAATCCTATTATAGAAGCAGAAAACCCTTTTGGAGAGCACTTTGATGCTACTATGATCTGGGGACCGATTCAGGAAAGAAAATTTTATTTAGGTGTTCGCCTAACAATTGAATAA
- a CDS encoding cytochrome b/b6 domain-containing protein — protein MASEKLYLYPIWIRIWHWMNAILFITLLVTGVSMQYSNPENPLLISFERSVEFHNLCGILISLNYLLFIFGNLFTSNGKQYKMKTKGLLTRIYNQSVYYLFGMFKKQDSPYPISAENKFNPMQRFIYSTAMYVGFPIIIASGTAMLFPEIIIPQIFGFSGLLITAIVHVIIGFVLSLFLFIHLYVCTIGSSISSNFKSMITGWH, from the coding sequence ATGGCTAGCGAAAAACTTTATTTATATCCAATTTGGATTCGTATCTGGCACTGGATGAATGCAATCCTTTTTATTACTCTTTTGGTTACGGGAGTTAGTATGCAATATTCAAATCCTGAGAATCCTCTGTTGATTTCCTTTGAACGATCTGTTGAGTTCCATAACCTTTGCGGCATACTGATAAGTCTTAATTACCTTCTTTTTATTTTTGGAAATCTGTTTACATCAAATGGAAAACAATACAAAATGAAAACCAAAGGCTTACTGACCCGAATCTACAACCAATCGGTATACTACCTTTTTGGAATGTTTAAAAAGCAGGATTCTCCCTATCCGATATCGGCTGAAAATAAATTTAATCCAATGCAACGTTTCATTTACTCAACCGCTATGTATGTTGGATTTCCTATTATTATAGCAAGTGGCACGGCAATGTTATTTCCTGAAATCATTATTCCTCAAATATTTGGATTCAGCGGTTTATTAATTACGGCGATAGTACATGTGATTATCGGTTTTGTTTTATCTCTTTTTCTGTTTATACATTTGTATGTTTGTACAATAGGAAGTTCTATTAGCAGTAATTTTAAAAGCATGATAACGGGTTGGCATTAA
- a CDS encoding cytochrome c3 family protein, protein MNLSNFKHIILIVSFLCTVSFGFGQETNEENQSGNDKNQKCLKCHGNHTFKYMNEDFGIEIKEAMCDNRVIDTIAYVQSNHGMFDCTDCHSPEYQTFPHDGNLRMGLMYACNDCHGGDPEYAKFHFDEIEVAFNESMHYNRAPDAFNCWSCHNPHSYKTQASKGGKISETVTYDNNICLKCHADISQFELLTERENINILKTHDWLPNQELHFKNVRCIECHTQLNDSLLISHVVMPKENAIRECTKCHSENSRLMASLYKYKSMESRKSNGFINAVIINESYVIGANRNKYLNILSVIIFGLVLSGIFIHTIFRIFKRK, encoded by the coding sequence ATGAACCTAAGCAATTTTAAACATATTATTCTGATTGTTAGTTTCCTTTGCACTGTTTCTTTTGGTTTCGGGCAGGAAACAAATGAAGAAAATCAGTCTGGCAACGACAAAAACCAAAAATGCCTTAAATGCCATGGAAATCACACATTCAAATATATGAATGAAGATTTTGGCATTGAGATAAAAGAAGCAATGTGTGACAATAGAGTAATTGATACCATCGCTTATGTGCAATCCAATCATGGAATGTTTGATTGTACTGATTGCCATTCGCCTGAATATCAAACATTCCCTCATGATGGCAATTTGAGAATGGGACTAATGTACGCATGTAATGATTGCCATGGCGGTGATCCTGAGTATGCTAAATTTCATTTTGATGAGATTGAAGTTGCTTTTAATGAGAGTATGCATTACAATCGGGCACCTGATGCCTTCAACTGCTGGAGCTGCCACAATCCACACTCCTACAAAACACAGGCAAGTAAAGGTGGGAAAATTTCAGAAACAGTTACTTACGACAATAATATTTGTTTAAAATGTCATGCTGATATAAGTCAATTTGAATTACTCACCGAAAGGGAAAACATCAATATTCTTAAGACACACGACTGGCTGCCAAATCAAGAGCTTCATTTTAAGAATGTTAGATGCATCGAGTGTCATACACAACTAAATGACAGCCTGCTGATAAGCCACGTTGTTATGCCAAAAGAGAATGCTATTCGGGAATGTACTAAATGTCATTCTGAAAACTCACGCTTAATGGCTAGTCTGTATAAGTACAAAAGTATGGAATCACGCAAAAGCAACGGTTTCATTAACGCGGTAATTATAAATGAATCGTACGTTATAGGTGCGAACCGTAATAAGTATTTGAATATATTAAGTGTAATTATTTTTGGGTTGGTGCTATCTGGAATTTTCATTCACACCATTTTCAGAATCTTTAAACGTAAATAA
- a CDS encoding cytochrome c: protein MKKMKFFILIAIAVVGFAFTAQQKKAEAWEVPAEYKSMENPLANDKASVNTGKMVYMKHCRSCHGNAGLGDGPKAARLKTFPGDFSDSDFQAQTDGEMMYKAIFGRDEMPNYETKIPSKKDRWALVNYMRTFKK from the coding sequence ATGAAAAAGATGAAATTTTTTATCCTTATTGCAATTGCGGTGGTAGGATTTGCATTTACTGCACAACAAAAAAAAGCTGAAGCCTGGGAAGTACCTGCAGAATATAAAAGCATGGAAAACCCATTAGCTAATGATAAAGCCAGTGTGAACACAGGAAAAATGGTTTACATGAAACATTGTCGTTCATGCCATGGTAATGCAGGATTAGGAGACGGACCAAAAGCAGCTCGTCTTAAAACCTTCCCTGGTGATTTTTCAGATTCTGATTTTCAAGCTCAAACTGATGGCGAAATGATGTACAAAGCTATTTTCGGAAGAGATGAAATGCCTAACTATGAAACTAAAATTCCAAGCAAAAAAGATCGATGGGCTCTTGTAAACTACATGCGTACATTTAAAAAGTAA